One genomic window of Polyangium aurulentum includes the following:
- a CDS encoding ABC transporter ATP-binding protein, with protein MTLPPPADAPLLSVRDLSVSFATEGGILQATDGVSFDVPAGQTLALVGESGCGKTVTALAIMRLVPTPPGAIDRGSVMFKGQDLLRLSEREMTRVRGGKIGMVFQEPLTSLNPVYTIGAQIVEAIRLHERMSRSGAKDRAEDLLHRVGFPRPKEHLDSYPHELSGGMRQRVLIAMALAASPALLIADEPTTALDTTIRAQILALLAELQRDLGMSLLLIAHDLALVSEIAQHIAVLYAGTVVETGPTARILEAPRHPYTRALLRSIPPAGSYRTRGERRPPLPTIEGSLPDLRKPPIGCRFFERCREALDHCRIETPPMFEPGDAPGAVRCLLHAPKERAGGGAA; from the coding sequence GTGACCCTGCCGCCCCCCGCCGACGCGCCCCTGCTCTCGGTCCGCGATCTGTCGGTCAGCTTCGCGACCGAAGGCGGCATCCTGCAGGCCACCGACGGCGTCTCCTTCGATGTGCCGGCAGGACAAACCCTGGCGCTCGTGGGCGAGTCGGGGTGCGGCAAGACGGTGACGGCGCTCGCGATCATGCGGCTCGTGCCCACGCCGCCGGGGGCGATCGATCGAGGCAGCGTGATGTTCAAGGGGCAGGACCTCTTGCGCCTGTCCGAGCGCGAGATGACGCGGGTGCGCGGCGGCAAGATCGGGATGGTGTTTCAGGAGCCGCTGACCTCGCTGAACCCCGTCTACACGATCGGCGCGCAGATCGTGGAGGCCATCCGGCTGCACGAGCGCATGTCGCGATCGGGGGCGAAAGATCGCGCCGAGGATCTGCTCCACCGCGTCGGCTTCCCGCGCCCCAAAGAGCACCTCGACAGCTACCCGCACGAGCTGTCCGGCGGCATGCGCCAGCGCGTGCTCATCGCGATGGCCCTCGCCGCGAGCCCCGCGCTGCTCATCGCCGACGAGCCAACGACCGCGCTCGACACGACCATCCGCGCGCAGATCCTCGCCCTGCTCGCGGAGCTTCAGCGCGACCTCGGCATGAGCCTGCTGCTCATCGCGCACGACCTGGCGCTGGTCTCCGAGATCGCGCAGCACATCGCGGTGCTCTACGCGGGGACGGTGGTCGAGACCGGGCCCACGGCGCGCATCCTCGAGGCGCCGCGGCACCCGTACACGCGAGCGCTCTTGCGCAGCATCCCCCCGGCCGGCTCCTACCGCACGCGCGGCGAGCGCCGGCCCCCCCTGCCCACGATCGAGGGCTCGCTGCCCGATCTGCGCAAGCCGCCGATCGGCTGCCGCTTCTTCGAGCGTTGCCGCGAGGCCCTCGATCATTGCCGCATCGAGACGCCGCCCATGTTCGAGCCCGGCGACGCTCCCGGCGCCGTCCGCTGCCTGCTCCACGCGCCCAAAGAGCGCGCCGGCGGAGGTGCCGCGTGA
- a CDS encoding ABC transporter ATP-binding protein — MSEAIERAGSSPDETGSAAKPPRAASKAPKPLLVVEKLSTLFPVRQGLFRAPQYVHAVSGVSFYVRPGETLGLVGESGCGKSTLGRTVLRLVEPTVGRIVFDGQDITRLSEREIRPLRRRMQIVFQDPYSSLNPRMTVREIVGEGIAALRLAKTRREADETVADVLGKVGLGAEVMDRYPHEFSGGQRQRIAIARALAVRPDFIVCDEPTSALDVSVQAQILNLLERLQDELSVSYLFISHDLRVVEYTSHRIAVMYLGRIMEMGPAREVSERRLHPYTRALFGALPRGMGGEAKSKRSLLLKGEPPSAIDVPSGCVFHPRCPKMEKGKCDVDVPELAETVPGSHHRVACFFPEGGASGPLLQLALPPKDLAGGPTP, encoded by the coding sequence GTGAGCGAGGCGATCGAACGCGCGGGATCCAGCCCCGACGAGACGGGCTCCGCCGCCAAGCCTCCGCGCGCGGCTTCGAAAGCGCCGAAGCCCCTGCTCGTCGTGGAGAAGCTCTCGACGCTCTTCCCCGTGCGCCAGGGCCTGTTCCGCGCGCCGCAGTACGTGCACGCGGTGAGCGGCGTGAGCTTCTACGTTCGCCCGGGTGAGACCCTCGGCCTCGTGGGCGAGTCGGGCTGCGGCAAGAGCACGCTCGGCCGCACGGTGCTGCGGCTCGTCGAGCCCACGGTCGGGCGCATCGTGTTCGACGGGCAGGACATCACGCGCCTGTCCGAGCGCGAGATCAGGCCGCTGCGGCGGCGCATGCAGATCGTCTTTCAGGACCCGTACTCGTCGCTCAACCCGCGCATGACCGTGCGCGAGATCGTGGGCGAGGGGATCGCTGCCCTGCGGCTCGCCAAGACGCGGCGCGAGGCGGACGAGACCGTGGCCGACGTGCTCGGCAAGGTGGGCCTCGGCGCCGAGGTGATGGACCGCTACCCGCACGAGTTCTCGGGCGGGCAGCGCCAGCGCATCGCGATCGCCCGCGCCCTCGCCGTGCGCCCCGATTTCATCGTCTGCGACGAGCCCACGAGCGCGCTCGACGTGTCGGTGCAGGCGCAGATCCTGAACCTGCTCGAGCGGCTCCAGGACGAGCTGTCCGTGAGCTACCTGTTCATCTCGCACGACCTGCGCGTGGTGGAGTACACGAGCCACCGCATCGCTGTGATGTACCTCGGCCGCATCATGGAGATGGGCCCGGCGCGCGAGGTCTCCGAGCGCAGGCTGCACCCGTATACGCGCGCCCTCTTCGGCGCCCTGCCGCGTGGGATGGGCGGCGAGGCGAAATCGAAGCGCTCGCTCCTCCTGAAGGGCGAGCCCCCGAGCGCCATCGACGTGCCGAGCGGCTGCGTCTTCCACCCGCGCTGCCCGAAGATGGAGAAGGGCAAGTGCGACGTCGACGTGCCCGAGCTCGCCGAGACCGTCCCGGGGAGCCACCACCGCGTCGCGTGCTTCTTCCCCGAGGGCGGGGCCAGTGGCCCATTGCTGCAGTTGGCTTTGCCCCCCAAGGACCTCGCGGGAGGCCCTACCCCGTGA